Proteins co-encoded in one Myripristis murdjan chromosome 4, fMyrMur1.1, whole genome shotgun sequence genomic window:
- the sac3d1 gene encoding SAC3 domain-containing protein 1, which produces MSNRRTSRRISHSQRRGPPAGREWRKNQGTWRSQGETAMKEAEEEKPGCQEQETVPRGSCQSMCPLRELREREAQKRLHRFEILEGTEKDRRPRADPSRIVKEYSRPAAGKDSTIPTDLRPPAVLLKTVCYLIDDVAASPSLHPWTEVYNFVFDRLRSVKQDMIIQRVSGLESMTILELTVRFLIYASYRLCGEPLRLYDPRINDTHLQESLSWLLDCYATGAGPHPNQEEFQALSLLYNLGSTRAMQHAMELPERLRNSPTVSLALSISRAFLERNPVRLLRLSQKLNFLQSCALHRHLGTCCRDLLLIYSHGHSSRNCRFPLNRLAELLALERSLTAQLCQTYGVEVNQDNQVVFSKTAFTEPEQGKLHCELYHNKVAEKQRDLTVGSVIHGYT; this is translated from the exons ATGAGTAACAGGAGAACCTCTCGTCGCAt CTCCCACTCTCAAAGGAGGGGCCCACCTgcagggagagagtggagaaagAACCAGGGAACATGGCGAAGCCAAGGAGAAACAGCgatgaaagaggcagaggaggagaaacctgGATGTCAGGAGCAGGAAACTGTGCCCAGGGGCTCCTGCCAGTCCATGTGCCCTCTCCGTGAGCTGCGTGAAAGAGAGGCACAAAAGCGACTGCATCGCTTTGAGATTTTGGAAGGTACTGAGAAAGATCGACGGCCCAGGGCAGATCCCTCGCGTATTGTGAAGGAGTACTCCAGACCAGCGGCTGGGAAAGACTCCACGATCCCCACTGACCTGCGTCCACCTGCTGTGCTTCTAAAGACTGTGTGTTATCTGATTGATGATGTTGCTGCCTCCCCCAGTCTCCATCCTTGGACTGAG GTGTACAACTTTGTCTTTGATCGGCTGCGTAGTGTGAAGCAGGACATGATCATACAGAGAGTGTCTGGGCTGGAGAGCATGACCATCCTGGAGCTCACAGTGCGTTTCCTCATCTATGCCTCCTACCGTCTTTGTGGTGAGCCCCTGCGGCTCTATGACCCACGCATCAATGACACACACCTCCAGGAGAGCCTGAGCTGGCTGCTGGACTGCTATGCCACTGGAGCGGGCCCGCACCCCAACCAGGAGGAGTTCCAGGCTCTTAGTCTGCTGTACAACTTGG GTTCAACCCGAGCCATGCAGCACGCCATGGAGCTCCCTGAGCGGCTCCGTAACTCTCCTACCGTCAGCCTTGCCCTGTCCATCAGCCGGGCTTTCCTGGAGAGAAATCCTGTACGTCTGCTCCGACTGTCCCAGAAGCTGAACTTCCTGCAGAGCTGTGCCCTGCACCGGCACCTGGGGACGTGTTGCAGAGACCTTCTGCTCATCTACAGCCACGGACACAGCAGCCGCAACTGTCGCTTCCCCCTGAACAGGCTGGCTGAGCTCCTGGCTCTGGAAAGGTCGCTCACAGCCCAACTCTGTCAAACCTATGGAGTGGAAGTCAACCAGGACAACCAAGTGGTCTTCTCTAAAACTGCATTCACTGAGCCTGAACAAGGGAAACTGCACTGCGAACTGTATCACAACAAAGTGGCTGAGAAGCAGAGAGACCTCACCGTTGGAAGTGTTATTCATGGTTACACTTGA
- the haus8 gene encoding HAUS augmin-like complex subunit 8 translates to MASRTAGTASSSGRDTCADGKSSKGANSKANNNNGAKKKTKPSGTVVKSRYLQAVEKTSLSKSNSLTNESISVPPRPSSPKPKCVKPKVGTPPRRSVAPQAPPTSMSCLLEPSVLGKSFLQSTFSDGHCIRPDFDVSVIQDKTVKQKAERNPEDVRMEIFLLSYLTAKMEHNTLKLRAEAEAKLLQEMEEQERLYNEVQEKKRQYLLMERDRQRNELLDLQIAALTPVAEAAKQFTKEYKSFASAIDTTRHELPVKNFHIEGDQRQFLDKAEACLKETERLLEECTQGDQQHNSTCVECLRDMKMTSKDISQQLSGAFSELLELSSSVCRHTVLCQQALEEEQLCTTRAQELYCPGQ, encoded by the exons ATGGCGTCCAGAACGGCAGGGACAGCTTCAAGTAGTGGCAGAGATACAtgtgccgatggaaagag CTCTAAAGGTGCGAACAGCaaagccaacaacaacaacggcgctaagaagaaaacaaaac CAAGTGGGACTGTTGTCAAGTCTCGGTATCTGCAGGCTGTTGAGAAGACATCTCTTTCAAAG AGTAACTCGCTGACTAATGAGTCCATCAGCGTGCCACCGAGGCCTTCCTCACCCAAACCTAAATGTGTCAAACCAAAAGTGGGCACTCCACCGAGACGCTCAGTGGCCCCGCAGGCCCCTCCAACAT CAATGTCTTGTCTGCTTGAGCCTTCAGTGTTGGGGAAAAGTTTTCTGCAGTCCACTTTCTCAGATGGACACTGCATTCGACCAGATTTTGATGTTTCTGTCATTCAAG ATAAgacagtgaaacaaaaagccGAGAGAAACCCAGAGGATGTGAGGATGGAAATATTCCTGTTGTCCTACCTCACAGCTAAG ATGGAACACAACACTCTGAAGCTGCGGGCTGAGGCAGAGGCAAAGCTCCTGCAGGAAATGGAGGAACAAGAGAGGCTCTATAATGAAGTCCAGGAGAAGAAGCGGCAGTACCTCCTCatggagagggacagacagaggaacGAATTATTGGATTTACAG ATTGCTGCATTGACTCCTGTGGCAGAGGCTGCCAAGCAGTTCACGAAGGAGTACAAATCTTTTGCCTCAGCCATTGACACCACCCGCCATGAGCTGCCTGTCAAGAACTTCCACATTGAGGGGGACCAAAGGCAGTTCCTGG ATAAAGCGGAGGCTTGCCTGAAGGAGACTGAGAGGCTGCTGGAGGAGTGCACACAAGGAGAtcagcagcacaacagcaccTGTGTAGAGTGCCTGAGAGACATGAAAATGACCTCCAAGGACATCAGCCAGCAGCTTTCAGG AGCtttttcagagctgctggagctgtCATCCTCAGTCTGCCGCCACACGGTGCTCTGCCAGCAGgccctggaggaggagcagctctGTACAACCAGAGCCCAGGAGCTGTACTGCCCCGGACAGTGA